The proteins below come from a single Betaproteobacteria bacterium genomic window:
- a CDS encoding DUF1924 domain-containing protein: MKRFAAVVALSLCSAPLLADTPDQILERYAELAQQEDPAFAGFSAEHGHELYLQKRVLPVVGAINCASCHMADPRDEIIAHKSKVLCRQCHVINDSEHPHPKDAKLRKIPPLAPSANPRRLTNFEHVEEFLKPNCEMVIGRECSTQEKDDIIAWLISVK; the protein is encoded by the coding sequence ATGAAGCGGTTCGCGGCAGTCGTCGCACTTTCTCTGTGTTCGGCACCTTTGCTCGCCGACACGCCTGACCAGATCCTGGAACGTTACGCCGAGCTGGCGCAACAGGAAGATCCGGCCTTCGCCGGTTTTTCCGCAGAGCACGGCCACGAACTGTATCTTCAGAAGCGGGTGCTGCCGGTTGTCGGTGCGATCAACTGCGCTTCCTGCCACATGGCTGATCCGCGTGACGAGATCATCGCGCACAAGTCCAAGGTGCTGTGCCGCCAGTGCCACGTCATCAACGATTCCGAGCATCCCCATCCCAAGGACGCCAAGCTGCGCAAGATCCCGCCGCTCGCGCCGTCCGCGAATCCCAGGCGTCTGACCAACTTCGAGCATGTCGAGGAGTTCCTGAAGCCGAACTGCGAGATGGTGATCGGGCGCGAGTGCAGCACGCAGGAGAAGGACGATATTATTGCGTGGTTGATCTCGGTGAAGTGA
- a CDS encoding site-specific DNA-methyltransferase, with amino-acid sequence MKRRPGEVRDAIVEVLSARAGGASLSDIQVGVSERLGPVSSSSIRSYLQLNTPRLFTRMDRAQYSLNLYDDQRSEKKEIKALKKTLSTFEYEKTIMIHSDCCDWLSSCNRNSIHAVVTDPPYGLVEYSSEQQEKLRNGKGGIWRIPPSFDGNKRSPLPRFTVLTATDLKALDDFFFKWARLLSPALVPGANVVVASNPLLSHVVSNSLARAGLERRGEIVRLVMTMRGGDRPKAAHEEFPEISVMPRSMWEPWLVFRKPLEGRAQDNLRKWGTGGFRRPSTDRPFGDVISSSPTRTSERALASHPSLKPQAFLRQLVRGVLPMGKGIILDPFAGSGSTLAAASVFGYQCIGIEKDPHYFELGRKAIPNLAKLRVSSD; translated from the coding sequence ATGAAACGCCGCCCGGGGGAAGTTAGGGACGCAATAGTGGAGGTGCTATCCGCCCGCGCTGGCGGAGCGTCGCTTAGCGATATTCAAGTGGGTGTTTCGGAAAGACTTGGTCCCGTCTCCTCTTCGTCTATTAGGTCTTATCTGCAACTGAATACTCCTCGATTGTTCACGAGAATGGATCGCGCGCAGTACTCGCTCAATCTTTATGACGACCAGCGCTCGGAAAAAAAAGAAATCAAGGCATTAAAAAAAACACTGAGCACGTTCGAATACGAAAAAACGATCATGATTCATTCCGATTGTTGCGATTGGCTGTCTTCATGCAACAGGAACAGCATTCACGCCGTTGTTACAGATCCCCCATATGGGTTAGTTGAATACTCCTCGGAACAGCAAGAAAAGCTACGAAACGGAAAGGGTGGAATTTGGCGGATTCCTCCGTCGTTTGACGGCAATAAGCGTTCGCCGTTGCCAAGATTTACCGTGTTAACCGCGACTGACCTAAAAGCTCTTGATGATTTTTTCTTCAAGTGGGCGCGGCTTCTGTCCCCAGCACTAGTACCGGGCGCAAATGTTGTCGTTGCCAGCAATCCTCTCTTATCTCACGTTGTTTCCAATTCTTTGGCGCGTGCAGGCCTGGAGCGCCGCGGAGAAATCGTCCGCCTAGTCATGACAATGCGGGGGGGCGATCGTCCTAAGGCTGCTCACGAAGAATTTCCTGAGATAAGTGTAATGCCTCGATCAATGTGGGAACCATGGCTCGTCTTTCGAAAACCACTCGAAGGCCGCGCGCAAGACAATTTAAGGAAATGGGGAACGGGCGGTTTTCGCAGACCATCCACGGATAGGCCTTTCGGAGATGTGATCTCCTCCTCACCAACGAGAACAAGCGAGAGAGCCTTAGCTTCGCATCCCAGCCTAAAACCACAAGCATTCTTGCGCCAGTTAGTTAGGGGAGTCCTTCCTATGGGAAAAGGAATTATCCTAGATCCATTTGCAGGGTCAGGGTCGACTCTGGCCGCAGCATCAGTATTTGGATATCAATGCATTGGGATCGAGAAAGACCCGCACTATTTTGAACTTGGTCGCAAAGCCATTCCCAATTTGGCAAAACTGAGAGTGTCGAGCGACTAG